In Synechococcus sp. CC9616, the following are encoded in one genomic region:
- a CDS encoding Tfp pilus assembly protein FimT/FimU produces the protein MTLPLFRHTKLNNGFSLVELTIVISVVGILGSIALVNLSRSWTGQRLLASTRELENWLGDQRRFAMRQNLTCKVIIDHANKRLISTIDSGEGATPCSDVPSAAGAGIFDLAASFGADSDKLELLSTPSTRPDDSDGGIRFSFRGFSQNHQLSSEGTLELRLRHRDLTKQRCIRIISPIGMMRDGIAEDESSTCRYDNSY, from the coding sequence ATGACACTCCCATTGTTCAGGCACACGAAGCTCAACAATGGATTCAGCCTTGTTGAACTCACGATTGTCATCTCAGTTGTGGGAATTCTCGGCAGCATTGCCCTGGTGAATTTATCCCGGTCCTGGACCGGCCAGCGATTACTGGCATCCACACGCGAACTGGAAAACTGGCTAGGTGATCAACGTCGCTTTGCCATGCGCCAGAATCTCACCTGCAAAGTAATCATCGACCATGCCAACAAACGATTGATCAGCACAATTGATTCAGGCGAGGGCGCAACTCCCTGTTCAGATGTGCCCTCCGCAGCTGGTGCAGGCATCTTTGACCTTGCCGCGAGCTTTGGTGCCGATAGCGACAAACTTGAATTGCTAAGCACACCCTCAACGCGTCCTGACGACTCCGATGGCGGCATTCGTTTCTCATTCCGAGGCTTCAGCCAGAATCACCAGCTCAGTTCAGAGGGAACTCTTGAATTGCGTCTTCGCCATCGTGATCTCACCAAGCAACGCTGCATTCGAATAATCTCTCCGATTGGGATGATGCGCGACGGAATTGCAGAAGATGAGTCCTCAACATGCCGTTATGACAACAGCTATTAG
- a CDS encoding tyrosine-type recombinase/integrase, protein MQAAVGKTKWIEPAGETIQEARRKSPAFIARTDALISTWKQTGLLSTDELIEQLPGLTTDLDPADLNVGLQMLALQGVDLLTKEQAARGEELLLGGAEPKKLFTAQDLLDIKWMHSNKNLRTHVELKSKLESFLAFCKVSSPLHCSRDHAEDYLEHLISSGKSKGTIRTSLAQLSGLWSALRKQREYRQHDQIFQNLTSDQRLKPTPAEEAQKMLTRGDLITTPIGQWDESECMYVPIFRILYYTGARLAEICALRGEDIKADRISIEWMDERGLKNAHSQRPVPIHPDLEETLKPLRQIKGTIWPSTMQINKDTKVIRWGANLANPCKKVTGLNPHGLRHRVTNILVENDVPERTIAQLLGHSKKTMTQKYGGLNWQKLVDAIALID, encoded by the coding sequence ATGCAGGCTGCAGTTGGCAAGACCAAATGGATTGAGCCAGCAGGAGAGACCATCCAAGAAGCAAGACGCAAGAGCCCTGCATTCATTGCCCGTACAGACGCCCTGATCAGTACCTGGAAGCAGACAGGGCTGCTCTCTACCGATGAGCTGATAGAGCAACTACCAGGCCTGACTACTGACCTAGATCCAGCTGACCTGAACGTTGGTCTTCAGATGCTGGCCTTGCAGGGCGTTGACCTACTCACCAAAGAACAGGCAGCACGTGGTGAGGAGCTGTTGCTGGGTGGAGCTGAACCAAAGAAGCTCTTTACTGCTCAGGATCTGCTGGACATCAAGTGGATGCACAGCAACAAGAACCTGAGGACACATGTTGAGCTGAAGTCAAAGCTGGAATCCTTTCTTGCGTTCTGCAAGGTCAGCTCTCCTCTTCACTGCTCCCGTGATCACGCTGAGGACTACCTGGAACACCTGATTTCTTCCGGCAAGTCCAAAGGCACCATCAGGACATCTCTTGCTCAGCTCAGTGGGTTGTGGTCTGCACTGCGTAAGCAACGTGAGTACCGACAACACGATCAGATCTTCCAAAACCTCACAAGTGATCAGCGTCTGAAGCCAACACCTGCTGAGGAAGCACAGAAGATGCTGACCCGTGGCGATCTCATAACGACACCCATAGGTCAGTGGGATGAGTCGGAATGTATGTACGTACCTATCTTTCGCATCCTGTATTACACGGGTGCCAGGCTGGCTGAGATCTGTGCATTACGTGGTGAAGACATCAAAGCAGACCGAATAAGTATTGAGTGGATGGACGAGCGAGGGTTGAAGAATGCGCACTCACAAAGACCAGTACCCATACACCCTGATCTTGAGGAGACACTCAAGCCATTGCGTCAGATCAAAGGGACTATCTGGCCTTCAACCATGCAGATCAATAAAGACACTAAGGTAATCAGATGGGGTGCCAACCTTGCTAATCCTTGCAAGAAGGTGACAGGGTTAAACCCTCACGGTCTACGTCACCGTGTCACCAACATCCTTGTAGAGAACGACGTACCAGAGAGGACTATTGCACAGCTGCTAGGTCATTCCAAGAAGACAATGACACAGAAGTATGGAGGTCTTAATTGGCAAAAGTTGGTTGATGCTATTGCGCTGATTGATTAG
- a CDS encoding DUF4079 domain-containing protein, protein MTTVDWLWLLHPALAVVVVFPLIGMVLRLAWQTRQRRVNKVKHPAVVGQDHSQLGRWLAASVQLLVLIALAVAITTQKPLAEFSGGIARAGLLLLVLLGSVASLGALWFSQALSLRLVFALISWAGVLGLGAQPEVWKQDHYWSGVVVTGLMLLSLAIRPEILRDLRVRRLHITLSVLAAALFVVQGITGSRDLLEIPLSWQKPAVYACDFEAKVCPAHPQGAS, encoded by the coding sequence GTGACCACCGTTGATTGGTTATGGCTCCTGCATCCGGCGTTGGCCGTCGTGGTCGTCTTCCCGCTGATTGGCATGGTGCTCCGACTCGCCTGGCAGACCCGCCAGCGACGGGTCAACAAGGTGAAGCATCCGGCAGTGGTCGGTCAGGACCACAGTCAGCTCGGACGATGGTTGGCCGCATCGGTGCAGCTGCTTGTTCTGATTGCTCTTGCGGTGGCGATTACCACCCAGAAGCCCCTTGCCGAATTTTCCGGCGGGATCGCTCGAGCTGGACTGCTGCTTCTGGTGCTGCTGGGCAGCGTTGCCAGCTTGGGGGCCCTTTGGTTCAGTCAGGCGTTGTCATTGCGCCTGGTGTTTGCCCTGATCAGTTGGGCTGGAGTGCTGGGTCTTGGTGCCCAACCCGAGGTGTGGAAACAGGATCACTATTGGTCGGGCGTCGTGGTCACCGGCCTGATGCTGCTGTCTCTGGCCATCCGTCCCGAGATTCTGCGGGACCTTCGTGTTCGGCGTCTGCACATCACGCTCTCCGTTCTGGCGGCTGCCTTGTTTGTGGTTCAGGGCATCACGGGCAGCCGTGATCTGCTGGAGATTCCGTTGAGCTGGCAGAAACCCGCCGTGTATGCCTGCGATTTCGAGGCAAAGGTGTGCCCAGCTCACCCTCAGGGCGCCTCATAA
- a CDS encoding NifU family protein — protein MSTETMALTIENVEKVLDELRPFLMADGGNVEVVELDGPIVKVRLQGACGSCPSSTMTLKMGIERKMRESIPEVSEVVQVL, from the coding sequence ATGAGCACCGAAACCATGGCCCTCACCATCGAGAACGTGGAAAAGGTGCTCGATGAACTGCGCCCGTTCCTCATGGCCGATGGCGGCAACGTTGAAGTTGTCGAGCTCGATGGCCCGATCGTGAAGGTACGGCTGCAGGGAGCCTGCGGCAGCTGCCCCAGCAGCACGATGACCTTGAAAATGGGCATCGAACGCAAGATGCGCGAATCGATTCCTGAGGTGAGTGAAGTGGTGCAGGTGCTCTGA
- a CDS encoding type IV pilin protein: MTSLNSKLQLTLINRKKGRNLLEKGFTLVELMIVIVIVGILSAVALPNFLSQTSKAKATEAKTLSSAALKEAQVAWTEKGAAGLTTWKADVDDDGQCPPDTDTFDIECTNGANSTIVTVTSTGSDNAGDLEGKTVVATLDVATGGKITFCGDAPGLDACVAPAPGG; encoded by the coding sequence ATGACCTCTCTCAACTCCAAGCTTCAGCTGACGCTGATCAACCGCAAAAAAGGCCGCAACCTGCTCGAGAAGGGCTTCACACTCGTGGAGCTGATGATCGTGATTGTGATTGTTGGCATTTTGTCAGCGGTTGCACTACCAAACTTCCTGAGTCAAACCAGCAAAGCGAAAGCGACTGAGGCAAAAACTCTTTCATCAGCTGCACTTAAAGAAGCCCAAGTGGCATGGACAGAAAAAGGGGCAGCCGGTTTAACAACATGGAAAGCCGATGTTGACGACGATGGTCAATGCCCTCCAGATACAGATACTTTTGATATTGAATGCACCAATGGAGCTAACAGCACAATAGTCACCGTAACATCCACAGGCAGTGATAATGCAGGCGACTTAGAAGGCAAAACCGTTGTTGCAACCCTAGACGTGGCAACGGGCGGTAAAATTACTTTTTGCGGAGACGCCCCAGGACTGGATGCCTGCGTAGCACCTGCCCCCGGCGGCTAA
- a CDS encoding Tfp pilus assembly protein FimT/FimU — protein sequence MQRHDTVKSSEGFSLLELIVAAVIISMTAVWATPEFRRGMAQAKVDRYTKNLEGGLFSIRAKMGAIKESCKIDFAASPKFKVNAFTHPINLLEVQEDNGTRRKTHALSGCIAQIDADDVNQELNSSAIRLVNLEGSRERDSVEVSASAATFAFTPPGTTANDNDVTILIRSVESEQPWATKNDGSSRLVTRCIEVTGNGQIFSGRWDANRCIEN from the coding sequence ATGCAACGTCATGACACGGTCAAATCGAGCGAAGGCTTCAGCCTTCTGGAATTGATCGTGGCAGCTGTAATCATTAGCATGACTGCTGTTTGGGCCACTCCAGAATTCAGACGTGGTATGGCCCAGGCCAAAGTCGACCGTTACACGAAAAATCTGGAAGGTGGTTTATTCAGCATCCGCGCCAAGATGGGCGCGATCAAGGAGAGCTGCAAAATTGATTTTGCAGCATCGCCCAAGTTCAAAGTGAATGCCTTTACGCACCCAATCAATCTCCTTGAAGTCCAGGAGGATAATGGAACTAGACGTAAGACTCATGCCCTGAGTGGATGCATTGCACAAATCGATGCCGACGACGTCAACCAGGAACTTAATTCCTCGGCGATCAGACTGGTCAACCTTGAAGGCAGCCGAGAGAGAGACTCTGTTGAAGTGTCCGCAAGTGCTGCAACATTTGCCTTCACACCTCCAGGCACAACCGCCAACGACAATGATGTCACCATCCTGATTCGCTCTGTTGAGTCCGAACAACCTTGGGCAACCAAAAATGATGGATCCAGTCGTTTGGTGACACGCTGCATCGAAGTCACTGGCAACGGCCAGATCTTTTCAGGGCGTTGGGACGCGAATCGATGCATTGAAAATTGA
- a CDS encoding malate:quinone oxidoreductase: MGATLAALLHELDPDLRLLMVERLEAPALESSAAVNNAGTGHAANCELNYTPLQADGTVATGKAVAINAAFERSLEFWGSLSERGCLDPKGFLHQAAHISAVWTPENIAFLKQRFDQLCELPAFEAMHWSEDRQQLTEWMPLVMKGRDSQQPVAATRIERGTDVDFGALTRAYLLPLQNSGALTIWYGTEVRDLKRLRRSDMTEADWRLELNGPSGRSEVQAPFVFLGAGGGALPLLQRSGIPEALDFAGFPVSGLWLVCSNADLAEQQWAKVYGKAAVGAPPMSVPHLDTRWIDGQRSLLFGPFAGFSSKFLKQGSLFDLPKSVRPTNLFPMLQVGVKNVELVRYLVNQLRQSPEERHGALQEFMPTAEAEDWSLSVAGQRVQIIKSNKREGGRLQLGTEVVASGDGSLAALLGASPGASTAVTIMLEVLERCFADQLATPAWQERLRAVLPSYGQDPATDGSVLAGMRHRSNARLGLEGAGG; this comes from the coding sequence ATGGGAGCCACCCTTGCTGCGTTGCTGCATGAGCTCGACCCGGACCTGCGCTTGCTGATGGTGGAACGGCTTGAGGCTCCGGCGCTGGAAAGTTCAGCGGCGGTGAACAACGCCGGAACAGGCCATGCGGCCAACTGCGAACTGAATTACACGCCGCTTCAGGCGGATGGCACGGTCGCCACTGGCAAGGCGGTGGCGATCAACGCTGCCTTCGAGCGCAGTCTTGAATTTTGGGGATCCCTGTCCGAACGGGGATGCCTGGATCCCAAGGGGTTTTTGCATCAGGCCGCTCATATCAGCGCGGTGTGGACCCCGGAAAACATTGCCTTTCTGAAGCAACGCTTTGACCAATTGTGTGAGCTCCCAGCATTCGAGGCGATGCATTGGAGTGAGGACCGTCAGCAGCTGACGGAGTGGATGCCTCTGGTGATGAAGGGGCGGGATTCGCAGCAGCCAGTTGCAGCCACACGCATCGAGCGCGGCACCGACGTTGATTTCGGAGCGCTCACCCGCGCCTATCTGCTGCCCCTGCAGAACTCTGGTGCGCTGACCATTTGGTACGGCACTGAGGTGCGCGATCTCAAGCGCCTGCGCCGCTCGGACATGACCGAGGCGGATTGGCGCCTGGAGCTGAACGGTCCCTCCGGCCGTTCTGAGGTGCAGGCCCCCTTCGTGTTCCTCGGTGCTGGCGGCGGTGCGCTGCCGTTGTTGCAGCGTTCCGGGATTCCCGAAGCGCTCGACTTTGCCGGATTCCCCGTGAGTGGGCTGTGGTTGGTGTGTAGCAATGCCGATTTGGCGGAACAGCAATGGGCCAAGGTGTATGGCAAGGCGGCTGTGGGAGCTCCGCCGATGTCGGTTCCCCACCTCGACACCCGCTGGATTGATGGCCAGCGCTCGTTGTTGTTCGGGCCTTTTGCTGGCTTCAGCAGCAAGTTTCTAAAGCAGGGGTCGTTGTTCGACCTCCCCAAGTCGGTTCGGCCAACCAATCTCTTCCCGATGCTGCAGGTTGGCGTCAAGAACGTGGAACTGGTGCGTTATCTCGTGAACCAACTCCGTCAGAGCCCGGAGGAGCGCCATGGGGCGCTGCAGGAGTTCATGCCCACGGCCGAGGCTGAGGACTGGAGCCTATCGGTGGCGGGTCAGCGCGTTCAGATCATCAAAAGCAACAAACGTGAGGGAGGCCGGTTGCAACTCGGCACGGAGGTTGTGGCCTCAGGCGATGGCTCCCTGGCCGCCCTGTTGGGGGCCTCTCCCGGTGCCAGCACGGCGGTGACGATCATGCTGGAGGTGCTGGAGCGCTGCTTTGCAGACCAGCTGGCGACTCCGGCCTGGCAGGAACGCTTGCGGGCTGTGTTGCCCTCCTATGGCCAAGATCCTGCAACCGATGGCTCCGTTCTGGCCGGAATGCGCCACCGCAGTAATGCACGGTTGGGCCTTGAGGGAGCAGGCGGGTAG
- a CDS encoding type II secretion system protein J, translating into MTSLNIHQKKSTYSWNIDQVIHMGGFQLRSRANHASGNHGFTLTEVMVSGVIFTLVMTSVGQMLTSSLAGSSHISSRRRIENAIEDNIQLVHQADVQLTKDLKLDDQKLQDACLSPTKFFANELIKEGGVAFVKKPTHRTASNDDAIQRTITPDQANRVTRVTYQFKGPEQNIDVERRIVEVNPNFQMHCFSDATTAENTPLDDTKKIVKISKKSSSTTTKNNNKTKKIARSKGKSKRKCSLRQRIKGRC; encoded by the coding sequence TTGACGTCGCTCAACATTCATCAAAAGAAGAGCACGTATTCATGGAATATCGACCAGGTCATCCACATGGGCGGTTTCCAGTTACGAAGCAGAGCAAATCACGCCAGCGGCAACCACGGATTCACCCTTACAGAAGTGATGGTTTCCGGTGTTATCTTCACCTTGGTGATGACATCAGTGGGGCAAATGCTGACCTCGTCACTGGCTGGAAGCAGCCATATCTCAAGCCGCCGTCGGATTGAAAATGCCATTGAAGACAATATCCAATTGGTTCACCAGGCCGATGTTCAGCTGACCAAAGACCTAAAACTCGATGACCAGAAATTACAAGACGCATGCCTTTCACCAACAAAGTTTTTTGCGAACGAATTGATCAAGGAAGGAGGGGTCGCATTTGTCAAAAAGCCCACTCATCGAACTGCAAGCAATGATGATGCGATTCAACGCACAATCACACCTGATCAAGCAAATAGAGTAACCAGGGTTACCTATCAATTCAAAGGACCAGAACAAAACATCGACGTTGAGCGTCGCATTGTCGAAGTCAATCCCAACTTTCAGATGCATTGCTTCAGTGATGCAACGACAGCTGAAAATACACCCTTAGACGATACCAAAAAAATAGTCAAAATTTCGAAGAAAAGCTCCTCAACAACAACCAAAAACAACAACAAAACGAAGAAAATAGCCCGCTCGAAAGGCAAGAGCAAGCGCAAATGTTCCTTACGACAACGGATCAAAGGCAGGTGTTAA
- a CDS encoding multidrug efflux SMR transporter produces MSNPWALLMLAITAEVLGTSCLRLSEGMTKPIPTVLVFCAYAIAMALLSKVVLSIPLGLTYSLWSGIGTIAIVLVGWLAYQQALSITQIIGITMITSGVVLVNIGR; encoded by the coding sequence ATGAGCAACCCCTGGGCCTTACTGATGCTGGCCATCACTGCAGAGGTGCTGGGCACCTCATGCCTGCGCTTGTCGGAGGGCATGACCAAGCCCATTCCGACCGTATTGGTCTTTTGTGCTTATGCCATCGCCATGGCCTTGCTCTCCAAGGTGGTGCTCTCCATTCCACTCGGCCTCACCTATTCCCTCTGGAGTGGCATTGGCACCATCGCAATCGTGCTGGTGGGCTGGCTGGCGTATCAGCAAGCGTTGTCCATCACTCAGATCATCGGCATCACGATGATCACATCTGGTGTAGTGCTTGTGAATATCGGTCGCTGA
- a CDS encoding gamma-glutamylcyclotransferase: MDRLFVYGSLKANGSAHDLIQGAEREPDGVLEAAELIEVSGYPMLRSGSAEVRGEVYRISASRWPALDDWEDAPEVYQRRKRQLKDGRSVWVYEAP, encoded by the coding sequence TTGGATCGATTGTTCGTCTACGGCTCCCTGAAAGCCAACGGCAGCGCCCACGATCTGATCCAAGGAGCTGAACGGGAACCCGATGGGGTTCTTGAAGCTGCCGAGCTGATTGAAGTCTCGGGATATCCCATGCTCCGATCGGGATCAGCAGAGGTGCGAGGGGAGGTTTATCGCATCTCGGCGAGTCGCTGGCCCGCTCTTGATGATTGGGAAGACGCCCCAGAGGTTTATCAACGCCGAAAGCGGCAGCTCAAGGATGGACGGAGCGTCTGGGTTTATGAGGCGCCCTGA
- a CDS encoding prepilin-type N-terminal cleavage/methylation domain-containing protein — protein sequence MRLLKSHFQTRQNQKGSKGFTLIETLIAGVLLTLVMTAVGRMSVSAIAGKANLEERRNVEQSIEDHIQLVQKADSLLTYDRIPLAHRNGDNGLTRACRKPAAYLAKALAQQGAMNNGDWRSNPGANSIQLFTAFENPGTRETDIQTSYEFDEDNAIVTVKYSFEAPESNIGTESRSLELSPNFQSYCTPYEALNS from the coding sequence TTGAGATTACTGAAATCCCACTTCCAAACACGTCAAAACCAAAAAGGGTCGAAGGGATTCACACTGATCGAAACGCTGATCGCTGGTGTTCTGCTGACCCTTGTGATGACTGCCGTTGGACGCATGAGTGTGTCTGCCATCGCGGGTAAGGCCAACCTGGAAGAACGTCGGAACGTTGAGCAATCAATCGAAGACCACATCCAACTCGTCCAGAAAGCTGACTCCCTACTCACCTACGACCGCATCCCTCTTGCACACCGGAATGGAGACAACGGTCTCACCCGTGCTTGCAGAAAGCCAGCTGCATACCTGGCCAAAGCTCTGGCTCAGCAAGGTGCCATGAACAATGGCGACTGGAGGTCTAATCCAGGAGCGAACAGCATCCAGTTGTTTACAGCGTTTGAAAACCCAGGAACGCGTGAGACCGATATTCAAACCAGCTATGAATTTGATGAAGACAACGCCATCGTGACCGTCAAATACTCCTTTGAAGCTCCTGAATCTAATATTGGAACAGAAAGCCGTTCCTTGGAGCTCAGCCCCAACTTCCAGAGTTATTGCACACCCTATGAAGCTCTGAATTCCTGA
- the lepA gene encoding translation elongation factor 4, with translation MTDAPVSRIRNFCIIAHIDHGKSTLADRLLQDTGTVANRDMQDQFLDNMDLERERGITIKLQAARMNYTAADGEQYVLNLIDTPGHVDFSYEVSRSLQACEGALLVVDASQGVEAQTLANVYLALENDLEIIPVLNKIDLPGADPDRIKEEIEAIIGLDCDNAIPCSAKTGLGVPEILQAVVDRVPPPQDAVDEPTKALIFDSYYDPYRGVIVYFRVMSGRISCKDKVLLMASKKSYELDEIGIMAPDQRKMDELHAGEVGYLAASIKAVADARVGDTITLLNAPADSPLPGYTEAKPVVFCGLFPTEADQYPDLRDALDKLQLSDAALKYEPETSSAMGFGFRCGFLGLLHMEIVQERLEREYDLDLIVTAPSVIYKVNLIDGSEEMVDNPATLPDPQKRESIEEPYVKMEIYTPNDYNGALMGLCQERRGEYIDMKYITTDRVTLIYELPLAEVVTDFFDQMKTRTQGYASMEYSLIGYRKNQLVRLDVLINGERADALTTIVHQDKAYNVGKALVEKLKELIPRQQFKIPIQASIGSRIIASTSISAIRKDVLAKCYGGDISRKKKLLKKQAKGKKRMKAMGKVDVPQEAFMAVLKLNESS, from the coding sequence ATGACCGACGCTCCCGTCTCACGGATTCGCAACTTCTGCATCATTGCCCACATCGACCATGGCAAGTCGACACTGGCAGATCGCTTGTTGCAGGACACCGGAACGGTGGCCAACAGGGACATGCAAGACCAATTCCTGGACAACATGGATCTGGAGCGGGAACGGGGGATCACGATCAAGCTCCAGGCCGCTCGGATGAACTACACGGCGGCCGATGGCGAGCAGTACGTGCTCAACCTGATCGACACCCCTGGCCATGTGGACTTCTCCTATGAGGTGAGCCGAAGCTTGCAGGCCTGCGAAGGGGCGCTGCTGGTGGTGGATGCCAGCCAGGGCGTGGAAGCGCAGACCCTGGCCAATGTCTATTTAGCGCTTGAGAATGATCTGGAGATCATCCCGGTGCTCAACAAAATCGATCTGCCCGGTGCCGATCCGGATCGAATCAAGGAAGAGATCGAGGCGATCATTGGGCTGGATTGCGACAACGCCATTCCCTGTTCAGCCAAAACCGGTTTGGGAGTGCCGGAGATTCTTCAAGCGGTGGTGGATCGCGTGCCGCCACCGCAGGACGCGGTTGATGAGCCCACTAAGGCACTGATTTTCGATTCCTATTACGACCCCTACCGGGGGGTGATTGTCTATTTCCGGGTGATGAGCGGTCGGATCAGCTGTAAGGACAAAGTTCTGCTGATGGCGAGCAAGAAGAGCTACGAGCTCGATGAGATCGGAATCATGGCGCCCGATCAGAGAAAAATGGATGAACTCCATGCCGGTGAGGTGGGCTATCTGGCGGCTTCGATCAAAGCGGTGGCCGATGCCCGTGTGGGCGACACAATCACCCTGCTGAATGCACCAGCCGATTCACCGTTGCCCGGTTACACCGAGGCCAAACCGGTGGTGTTCTGCGGTCTGTTCCCAACTGAAGCGGATCAGTACCCGGATCTGCGCGACGCCCTCGACAAATTGCAGCTTTCCGATGCAGCCCTGAAGTACGAACCGGAAACCAGCAGTGCCATGGGCTTTGGTTTCCGTTGCGGCTTTCTGGGTTTGCTGCACATGGAAATCGTGCAGGAGCGGCTTGAGCGCGAATACGACCTTGATCTGATCGTCACGGCGCCATCTGTGATTTACAAGGTGAACCTGATCGATGGCAGTGAGGAGATGGTGGACAATCCGGCGACCCTGCCGGATCCCCAAAAACGTGAATCGATTGAAGAGCCCTACGTGAAGATGGAGATTTACACACCGAATGATTACAACGGTGCCTTGATGGGACTTTGTCAGGAACGCCGGGGTGAATACATCGATATGAAGTACATCACCACCGACCGGGTGACGTTGATTTACGAATTACCGCTCGCCGAGGTGGTGACGGATTTCTTTGATCAGATGAAGACGCGTACTCAGGGCTATGCATCGATGGAATACAGCTTGATTGGCTATCGCAAAAACCAGCTTGTGCGCCTGGATGTGTTGATCAACGGCGAGCGGGCCGATGCCCTCACCACGATTGTTCATCAGGATAAGGCCTACAACGTGGGCAAGGCTCTGGTGGAAAAATTGAAGGAACTGATCCCACGCCAGCAGTTCAAGATCCCGATTCAGGCCTCGATCGGCAGCCGCATCATCGCCTCCACCAGCATCAGTGCCATCCGCAAGGATGTGCTGGCGAAATGCTACGGCGGTGACATTTCCAGGAAAAAGAAATTGCTGAAGAAACAGGCCAAGGGTAAAAAACGCATGAAGGCCATGGGCAAGGTTGATGTACCCCAGGAAGCCTTCATGGCTGTGTTGAAACTCAACGAATCGAGTTAA
- a CDS encoding type IV pilin protein, whose protein sequence is MASKQTRERGFSLTEMLVAVGILGILCSIAIPSYISNIHKTCQTEVANILNILSSTVSSYKAINGTYPETWEDVSEVAVVMTKAGPANAADGNLTEAITTPACDFTISKSSDDASGLFTFTATPDAETGDKAEFNAMSCIDLNNGASDLKLGRRDAEGAVTAEALTCRRQP, encoded by the coding sequence TTGGCCTCCAAGCAGACACGAGAAAGGGGATTCTCCCTCACCGAGATGCTGGTGGCTGTCGGTATATTAGGAATTCTGTGCAGCATTGCGATTCCAAGCTACATCAGCAATATCCACAAAACCTGCCAGACAGAAGTTGCCAACATCCTCAATATTCTTTCAAGCACAGTAAGTTCTTATAAAGCTATCAATGGCACCTACCCTGAAACTTGGGAGGATGTCAGCGAAGTTGCAGTCGTCATGACCAAAGCAGGCCCTGCCAATGCCGCTGATGGCAATCTCACTGAGGCAATTACTACGCCTGCCTGCGACTTCACAATCAGCAAATCCTCAGATGATGCTTCGGGCCTGTTCACCTTCACAGCGACACCGGACGCAGAGACTGGAGACAAAGCCGAGTTCAATGCTATGTCTTGCATCGACCTCAATAACGGAGCAAGTGATCTGAAGCTGGGGCGCCGCGACGCTGAAGGTGCTGTTACGGCAGAGGCATTAACCTGCAGACGACAGCCATGA